The genomic interval GGTCGAGCTGTAGTCGTGGTTCTTGTCCTGGAGCGTCCAGGCCAGCTTCTGCACAAAGGCGATCGCCTGGAGGTGATCCAGGTTCATCTTCCAGTTGCCCGCAATAAGCGGGGTGCGGTCGTTCACTGCCAACCGAGGACCTCCAGTCCGGGGAGCTTCTTGCCTTCGAGGAACTCGAGACTTGCGCCGCCGCCGGTCGACACGTGGCCGAACTGGTCGTCGGAGAAGCCGAGCTGGCGCACGGCTGCTGCCGAGTCGCCTCCGCCGACGACACCGAGGCCGTCGACGTGGGTGAGCGCTTCGGCGACAGCACGGGTGCCGTTCGCGAACGCGGGGAATTCGAACACGCCCATCGGGCCGTTCCAGAACACGGTCTTCGACGAGCGCACGCGCTCGGCGAATGCCGCCGCCGTCTCGGGACCGATGTCGAGACCGACGCCCGAGGTGCCGAACGGGGTCTCTTCGATCGCATCGGCGGGCGCGACGACGTGGTCGGCGTCGGCAGCGAAGCCCGACGCGACGACGACATCCGTCGGCAGCACGATCTCGACGCCGCGCTCGGCGGCATCCGCGAGGTAGCCGCGGACGGTGTCGAGCTGGTCGGCCTCGAGGAGGCTCGACGCGACCTTGTGGCCCTGAGCCGCGAGGAAGGTGAAGAGCATCCCGCCGCCGATGAGCAGCGCGTCGACGCGCGGAAGCAGGTGGCCGATGACGCCGAGCTTGTCGGACACCTTCGAGCCGCCGAGGACGACGGTGTAGGGGCGCTCCGGGTTCTCGGTGAGCTTGTCGAGCACGTCGAGCTCGGCCGCGATGAGCAGGCCGGCGGCGCTCGGAAGAGCCTTCTCGAGCTCGTAGACGCTCGCCTGCTTGCGGTGGACGACGCCGAAGCCGTCGGAGACGACGACATCGCCGAGGGCGGCGAGCTGGGCGGCGAATGCCACGCGCTCATCCTCGGACTTCGAGGCCTCACCGGGGTTGAAGCGCAGGTTCTCGAGCAGCACCACGCCGGGCGTGGGAGCGGCGGCTACGACGGCCGCTGCGTTGTCGCCGACGGTCTCGGGCGAGAACGCGACGTCGAGCTCGAGGAGCTCGGACAGGCGCGTCGCGACAGGTG from Salinibacterium sp. ZJ70 carries:
- the pgk gene encoding phosphoglycerate kinase; translated protein: MTLRTIETLAAELGGEGLAGRTVLLRCDLNVPLKDGVITDDGRVRASVPTIRELVSRGAKVVVMSHLGRPEGAPDPKYSLAPVATRLSELLELDVAFSPETVGDNAAAVVAAAPTPGVVLLENLRFNPGEASKSEDERVAFAAQLAALGDVVVSDGFGVVHRKQASVYELEKALPSAAGLLIAAELDVLDKLTENPERPYTVVLGGSKVSDKLGVIGHLLPRVDALLIGGGMLFTFLAAQGHKVASSLLEADQLDTVRGYLADAAERGVEIVLPTDVVVASGFAADADHVVAPADAIEETPFGTSGVGLDIGPETAAAFAERVRSSKTVFWNGPMGVFEFPAFANGTRAVAEALTHVDGLGVVGGGDSAAAVRQLGFSDDQFGHVSTGGGASLEFLEGKKLPGLEVLGWQ